The DNA window gggctgtactgtgtaactggggctatactgtgtaactgggtctatactgtgtaactggggctgtactgtgtaactggggctaTACTGTGTGACTGGGgctatactgtgtaactggggctatactgtgtaactggggctatactgtgtaactgcagctgtactgtgtaactgggtctatactgtgtaactgggtctatactgtgtaactgggtctatactgtgtaactgggtctatactgtgtaactgcagctatactgtgtaactggggctgTACTGTGTAACTGGTGCTATACTGCGTAACTGGGTctgtactgtgtaactggggctgtactgtgtaactgcagctgtactgtgtaactgggtctatactgtgtaactgggtctatactgtgtaactgggtctatactgtgtaactggggctgtactgtgtaactggggctatactgtgtaactgggtcCAAAGTGTGTAACTGGGTctgtactgtgtaactgggtctatactgtgtaactggggctgtactgtgtaactggggctaTAGTGTGTAACTGGGtctatactgtgtaactggggctaTAGTGTGTAACTGGGGctgtactgtgtaactggggctaTAGTGTGTAACTGGGtctatactgtgtaactggggctatactgtgtaactgggtctatactgtgtaactggggctgtactgtgtaactggggctatactgtgtaactggggctaTAGTGTGTAACTGGGGctgtactgtgtaactggggctgtactgtgtaactgggtctatactgtgtaactggggctatagtgtgtaactggggctatactgtgtaactgggtcTGTACTGTGTAAATGGGTCTAACTGTCAGCTGTGCCCTTACCAGTGCTCATTTGTGACCGTGCCCGTTGCCCTGGATACGATAAAGAGCAGAGAGCGCGCAGGGTCCCCGCTAAGGGTGCGTCCCCTCTTGCTCGTCCAGATTTACGCCCCTCATTACACCGGCTGATTTAAAGCCGAGGGGGGAAGCAGATCGGTTTctcagagcgggggggggggcaagcccGTCTGCCCGCGTAACGgaaagaacgagagagagaggcggaaaaagacaggaagagaaaagaaaaagtgtgaggaaaagaaacagggagggagggagggagggagggagggagggaggaagtgaaAGCAGCAGCAGTTAGCTCTCCAGTCCCATGGAGCTGCTCCATGAATCCCTCTCGGGGGGGTTTGTAATGGCAGGTGCATGCTTCCTTTCTGCTCCCACTGTTAGAGGCATTAAAGACAAGGCTGTCTCTAGCCTTGCTCTGCAAAGTTGGCACGCACCATTTTGGGTTTCCTCGTCCTCAGTTGTCCCCTGACTTGCAATGTTTGAATGACACTCTTGTTAGACACaagataagttttttttaatactaaatcaaaaatgagaaaacctTACAGAGCTTACTGGGGAAACATTGGATTCCTTGACCCTGGGATAATACAGCAAATATCTATGTGGATATACACCATGCAAGCCATGCAATATCTGATTTATCGGGTTTGCAGTTGCGCTCATGTCTACAGAGACACATATTTGTAATGATGCATGTCcttttgttcagttttgtaCGGACGGCCAAGAGGGACCAGTGGGGTACAGTGGGGTTGGGAATTGCCCGTAAGGGAGGGTATGACATACTTGTGCAGAGTGATGGCTTCCCAGGCAAGTATAAACAGCAGCATACAAAGGAAGGTGATACAAGCAATGGGGGGGGAAGTGTGACCCCAAAATAAatctgtcccccccccgcccacccactgCAAACAGCACCCCACTAGTGCACGGAATGGTAGTGTCTGCAAAGCATGTTTCATTGCCGGTGTATATTTAATGCTGAAATATGGAAATGGAGATATACTGGAGAGACGCACAGATGTGTAGCTTTttgatgcattatttatttgttttaactACGCGCATACATCACCTTTTAAGATATGTTCTTCCTGCTagtgctgaaaatgaaatggcaatcattcacacacatccatatgcgcacacatacatacacacacacgaacacacacagagacacacacatgcaagcacacacaacatagggacaaacacacatgtgcatgtgcacacacacattgggcATTAGGGAAGATTAATCATTTAGCTACAACCCAACAGGACTATTTCCACAGCCTGTACCTGTTTTGGGAGTTTATTTAATGAGGATTGCCATAGGAACATAAATCAAACTGCTTTTTAATTGCTCTGGCTCTAGCAGGTTATTGCTTTCTATGAAGAAGACAGAATTGAGACAAACTAAATGCCTGAACTGCAGTGTGAGAATATTTCAGCTTGCAGCAGCCTGTTATAATTgaaccaaaataaaaccagcCAGGACTTTGGTCAGATAGGCCATAACTCCTGTGTCTAAGGCTCGGAGCCCCATCCATACTATTTAGTATGCTTGTTGACTGCACTGGGTGAGAAGGTTGTTAAGTAGGTGAGATTTTCGTACTTAAAATCCTCGGTTGATATACTTATTTCCAGTTTTTCAGTGAGTACATTCGGGAGTATACTTTCCAGgaagtaaacaaacattttggtcCCATAAATATGACATGGAGTTTCACTTTGAAATGAGGCACAACTTTGCTGACATTTTCCttgaacaacagcaacaatgacATGTGAGCATGGCTGCACAAGATTTAAATGCCAACTGCCAGGGCAGGATATTTTACGGCTCTTCAATAGTATAGTTGTAAatagtatggaggatatttttctCTATACTGCAGACATTGTGTACTAATAGTGTGCAGTAAACAGTACACAGTATGCTAGTACACAGGACACAGTAGATAGGGCTCTGATTTGGACATAACCTGAAAGTGTCCCCGCAAGTGCTCCTGGCTGACCAGAAAGCCATAAAGGAAATtaaaagggggaaagaaaagttGGTTGTGTGGTCAAAATGCAGGCTGAGGTACAGTGGTGGGGCTTCCTGAGATTGGACCTGGGAGTTTGTGATTCTCAGATCCGTCCCGTTGGCCCGCCTCTGTGCGTTTATGATCGAGGGCGCCTGTCGCGTCGCGAGGATgcggctctcctcctcctcctcccgctcccgTTTGTCAGCTGTGATTAATATTTGTCCAAGCCGGGTTTGCCGCCACTACTTCCTTCCCGGGCCGAAGCCGCGCCGGATGCTTGCAGAGAAGGGTGGCGCCGGTAATTGAGCcgtatttcatatattttatgaatgcgCGCTGACGCGGCTCGGCCCGGGGAGAACGGGGCGCTCGCGCAGAAGGCCGCCCGGCCGAAGGATTCGcggaaagggggaggagccggccAACCGTAACGAGCGTCGGAAAAGGCCTGCCAGCGTTTAATGAAATCTGCGACATTCCCTCTGTGACCGGTAACTGTGATGTCAGCGGCATCTGTAATGGCCTCTCCATCATTATACTTTATTCAGCAGAACCGCGCTTGGGCGAATCTCTCATCGTATATCACGCACACAAGACACGCTTGTTTCATAGCTCTGTGGAGGAGCAACAGTTTAGGCTCTAAAAGATGAATTAATGCTCTTTGGAATGGAAGGCGATAAAAAAACCCTGCGCATATCAACATAGACCGTGGAAGATTGATATCGGTCCAGAGAACGTACGGCTGAAATGTAACAACAGGAACTGTTTAACCAGCCTCCCCCAACACTCACTTCAGAGCGAGACCGGTGTTTCTCCtatgacatttatttagtaggactttttttttttttttggaacgcaCAGCTGTTACCTTATGATGGTGCTGATTCTTTATGTGGCTCCGTGTCCGTTTTGAGCCGCCATCCGTTTTGCGGAGCAGCAGCGAGGTCGAGGCTGCACTCTGTCGGCTGTGATGCACGAGCGCACGGCTCATGAATTGCCCTGCAGTCGGTGGGATGACGAGAACTGTAAGCAGCGTggcgttttttaaaattttattctttttttaaagaaatttgaGCCGGACTGAGACATTGTTTATATTGCCTTTCATAACAATGCCCAAAGCCTGACACGGTAACAAAGCTGGAATGTACCTGTATTATTTAGGCTAGCGCTTCTATTCATTTTGTAAAAGGCATCGGTGTTGGAAAGctatagccccccccccttccttgaAGTAAGGCCATAAAATGACTTAATTTAACAGAAactgaatttctttttaaatgtactctCTGTAACTTTGATTGTCCTGCATCCATTTACTAGCCCAATACTTCCTTTGACACAAAATGCGCTTTAGGTTCTACGTGCCGTTCCTCTGGATCTCCCAAAGAACATTTCCATTGCCCTGGAAATTACTGGCTGGTTATTTATCCGTTTTTAGTGTTTTTCATAATTGTGTTCAGAGCACTTTCCAATAGGCACCTTGTAGCTTCCTAATTGTATTGTGCGATCGagtattcattttctttatgtAACACaattgtgcattttctttttttactgattatttgctttttttacaGAAAGTGCAACTACTGTTCTTATACTTGCTGTTCTTATGATTATTAGTGTTATTATTACATCTTCCTTTTGGGACAGTTTTGAGAGGCATACTAATGATCTCTTTCATAAACTTCCATAcacctatttttttattttacggtATAATTCCTACTTTTTTATTagcctttgtttaaaaaaggctgTTATTCCTTCTCTGTTCACCCAAtatgaatgtacagtatatattctCAAATTGAAAGgagacagtctgcactttaacctcatatttgtcatttcatttcaaatccagtgagtacacagccaaaacaacaacaattgtgtcactgtccaaatacttgtGGATAGACCTGTGttattttccaaacatttaGTCTGGGGATGGCTAGAGAATTCAGATCCAGTGTTTGCCACCAAGGCTACATCGCTCACATTTTTGAAGGTCTTACTGGAATGTTGGTATTTCATTGCTTTTATGTGAACAGCCCTGTAAACTTTATTCACCAAACAATGCAGCGTCAACGATTCTGGTTCAATGCATCTGTCATAATTTGCCCAATCACACAATGGAGAAATAACCAAAGAGGTAAAATTTCAAATTGAATTGGTGGTTGGATTTATGAAACTTTTCTGGCTAAATGGATGAAACCTGGGCTTTTACTGAGGGCAATATCTCACACTCAACTCTtatttttccatcatttttttctcttttgatgAGAGCTCTCTTGAAAAAtatctgtcattttctttttctttgaagaCTTTGTCCTGTCTTTCTCCTTTCATAAAGCGATGCAAGCTCTCTCTCAGCTTCGTTTCATGTGTCTGTAGTGGTGTGCTTCCTTGCTGGGAATGCACAATTTCGTTTGATATAAGAACACAACAGGAAAAAGGCAATATCAGGACCCCTCCATGCACACAGTAAACGAACGGTGGAGCGTTGGTAAATCCACAGTGATTACATACATTGTTAAAGCTCTTACAGGGACAGAGACCACCTCACTGTGCCTGTGTAGACTGTAGTAGCACAAACCCCCACCATGTGTCAGTTGTGCGGAAGTGCTTGGTGGAACAAAGATGGATGCGTCCGTGTAATGTGGTTTTGTAGGGCTTCACACTTACCTTAACTGTATCGTTCTTGTGTCTCACAGTAGTTGCTCACCCAGGGAATGTACACTTCCCTCGAGCGTGTACTAGTTACCTAGCCAGGCACCTGCATCAACTGTatcataaatgtttaaaagacaCCAGTGGTGTTTATTATGGGAAAAATCTgtccgccctctctctctctcgctctctctctctctctccctctctttctttctttctcgcACAAACAGTATCATAAATACGTAATAACGCCACATTGCACAAGAGAAGAATGTGTCctgtaaaaacatgaaatttaaagaaaattaaataaattttaaaatacacccaACACTTCACAGTGGTTATAAATTTCAGCGAGGTTAAGAGTTACctttttgttaatgtttatcCTCCTGATCTGCATGTCATTAATGGCTGGGTGTGGAGGACAGGCAAATGGAAGTGATGCACATGAATAGTAATGACCcatgatttctctctctctctctctcgttgtgTTTTAGAAATGCATGAAGTTCAACATAGAAGCCCCCATATGGTCCTCCAAGCAGCGCATCCTATGTACTCTGAATCAGAGCTTGAAGGACGTGCTGAACTACGGCCTCTTCCAGCCGGCGTACAACGGCAAAGCCGGCAAGTTTTTGGACGAGGAGCGTCTGCTGAAAGAGTACCCCCTCCCCGCCATCGCCCCCATCCCGTACTTGGAGGTAGGTGTCGACTCTTCCCATCGGTGTGTCTTTTCGACGGGTCCTCGTTTCACAAGAGGCAGAACATCCCGGACGTTGGTCCGTTGCCTCAGTGAAACACAAATCATTCTTTGTCAAAGCTGAAGGATCATGACAGGAGTGGAAAATGATTGTTCATTACAGCATGCGGTGTCCCTCTCGGTACCTGCCTGAGCACCATCGAGATTATGATGATCATATCTGGCACAGTTTGTTCAAGACCTGcatgattttcatttgcattctgCTCATAATGTCGTATGTCATTCAGAATGACATGCCTTGACAACCAATATTTTAGCATAAATCTTAGCATAATTTTCCTCTGTGGTCTGAGgattcttgtatttttttttatttaacaaggtTGGTCGATTCAGAAGTCGATTCTCTCATTTACACTGACGACCAGGGGGATTTAATGTGGGTCGAGCATGCAAAGGATTATGCAGCTAGTCAGATGTATGCAGATGAGTCGCTGGCCAGGTGTAAAGAGCCAGTCCATAACATTTTACTGATGAAAGGATTTTTGACTGCAGGGCTCAACCTTGCACCACAGCGtagtgccttaaccgaatgaccCACCCCGCAGCTCattccttattattattttttttacttgtttgtttAAACAATCAGGTTTGCCGTTCAACACAAATAACCTTGATTGCTCATGACTCTGAAGCTCACAGCAGCACACTGATGCGTTGCACATTTCCGACCTGTAACCGCTTGGCGCGAGCTTGCATGCTGGATTAATACTGCTTGCCCTCGGCCCTGTTGCTATAAAACAAGCCGCTGaggtgtttttgattttgtaaCGGTACGCATTATTTATCAGACCTTTTTTGTGCACAGAGAGCGACGGTTCCCCTCATTTAACATGCTTATTAAAAGAAGCCGTGTAGGGCCCCTgctttcctctgtcctctgtgCGTGTTGCGTTTTATGGGTCTGGCTTGATTGTGAATGTTCacgtattttattttctgtattgtgAATCAGCTCCCTGCCCTCTTGACGGGTTTCTGACAGGCTGCTGTCCGTTTTTATGTCTTCTGCGCTGAATTATTTAGGGTCTGTGGAGTGTGTGCgttgtgttttttatgaaaaGGCTGTAGAATTGATTTGCATTTTGACTTGCGCAACCTTTTGAGAGGGGGAATGTGGTTTCTGTTTATTCGTGAGAGACCCTTTGGGAAAGGGAGGGAAGACTCAAGATAACTTCTCAATACAATtggttttgtgtgattttgggttgttttttttttttttcccccccagttcCGCTACAAGAGACGTGTGTACACAGAGGCTATTGTAGATGACAAGCAGTTGGCCAAGCTCACACCAAGGTAGACAGGGGTCTTCCGAATCGCTGATGCCAGCATACTTTTTCTCTGCTCGGAGTTGTGCTGGAGGCCTTGAATACTGCTGTGTCCGCAGATATGTATTTCTTCCCAAACTTTATATCTTCTTATATGTTCTTCATATCACTTTTATTAAGATTGAGGCTGGAAATCTTTTCTCTTATtccctttttttggtttttgatttAGGTGTTTGCAATATCTGCAGATTCACGCTTGTTGAACCTCCACTCAGTCTTTactagttgttttttttacaccactTCAAATTTCAATAACTTGTAGTTCTTTGATTTAGAACTGTTTGAAATAACAGCCGTATAAAAGTCCAGTATCCCTTAACCAATGAGGTGAGAATAAAGATGACGGGTCAGAAATCAAATGCCGTCCAACCTTGAACaagcttttgaaaataaatatacaagaACCAGACTTATGTTGAACACCGGTGCTCACACTTAGTAAGTGTGAATGCACAGTGTCTGTAAATCTGAAGTTCTAAAAACGGTTAGTTGCAAGGTGAGGTGCTTCGGGTGATTGTGCCAGGTGTGGCAATGTCAAATAACGGATGCCAAATCCCTGTGCGTTTTTATGGCTGCCTTTGCTTCCACAACTGCCACAACACCAGGGCTGCCAGGCTGATTTTAAAGTCCCCATGCAAAACAATGCCATTTGTCAGCCAGCGAACCCAAAAAACGGTGTAATTACACATCTGTTAGCCCACATTACTGGAATtgttgttttgtgaaaaattgtgcagctctgttttttttttttttcccagccgAAACATCCTGATTGATTGTTATTTTCCTAATTTTGACGAAATAAGGATAATTCTGGTAATTGGGATCCGGCTCTTCAATGCTGACCGTGGCTAGCGCGGTCGTTCCTGAGCCCCAGGAGCAGATGTTCGCGGGGCGCTGGCTCTGGGCTGGAACTGGAGGCTCTTAGTCAGCGGGCCGCGTCGACGCCCTTCTGTCGGTGCGAGGCGACGGGCTCGTCCATCACGCCCGGTGACACTCCCGCACGCTCTGCCCGTCCTGTCCCCAACGCTCCGCTCGGCATGCGCGTGCTGGGTTAGGCGCACCGGGCCCAGTGCACCCTTGGACGGCGCTCTGTCAGCCCCTTCCCCTtggaaaccccgcccccccctctttaaaaaaaccccTTTACCTTCCTGTCCAATAGCGTGCCTCCCCTCTGGTCACATGTGATATCCTGAACTGAAATTGAATATTAgttgatttttttcatattgttgGTGGAGAATACCTAGCCAATGCTGAAAACGATCAACTTGATTTTGTAGCTTAGGTGTCCAGCTTTATAGCGTAAGTAGAGATAGTGGTTAGCGCTTTGTTTAATGAGATGAAGCAACGTTCTGATTCCCTCAAAGTCTTTTGCAAAGTGTTCTGGTGTCTGACAAAGCTTTCCAGGGACAACAGCTTCCTGAATATTCTCGAGAAAGCAAGGCTGGGCTGTCCTTAGAGAATCGTTGGTTTTGGCAAAATGTGTGCACATCGATACTGGTTAGAATAAGAACCATGTAAGAATGTTGATGATAATACTGCTAATCCTTGTTTTGAAAGCACTTGCTTTCTTCTGTACTCTTAAGTATGAACACTGCTGGGGTGGAACCTTTGGGCTGCAATGTGAGCAACGCAGTGTCGCGAGTGAAAAGAACATCTCTGGAATCGGTCAGACCCGGGTGCGTGTCCGAATGATAGTGAGAGTGGCACCATGTTGCGGTATTACAGCGGAGTCACATTATGACACTGAGGAATGATGTGACACCAGATGGCCGGTGATGGAGGacagggggggagggtttgCTGCCCTGTCCGTTGGTGTGGAATGGATGTTCCTCTGAAGTGGAACGGCTCAAAGTGCATTCAGAAAGCGGTCTGTCAGGGAAGGGTGACCCTGTATCACTGTCGACGGGCACATCATCCTTAGCTCTTTGAAGGTCTATGAAGAAATATCTCTTGTTCTCTGTTTCtataaaaaagtcaaaatgtcATTGTTTGTTGCAGTTCCAACAGAGTAGTGTGGCATGTActtgaagaaaaatgtgttatttcagtttattccaCAGTTTCCATGTGCAGATCTGCACACTATGGGAAGTGTAACCTTTCGGGGTAAATGCTTGCAATCATGGTTGAACACTCAGATTTGgtttaatgcatgtttttgtacaTGCAGCTTTGAGCACCTGTGGTGCCTCAATGGCAGAGTGTGTGCTGTAATAGGGTTCACAGGAAGCTGGATCACTGCTATTAGTCCAGACATCTATGGTACTGCGGTGACAGAGTGCGGTTTAGGACACGGGCTTTTGGTCGCAGTGTTTTTTTGGAGGGTGTTTTTTTGCTAGATTAAAAAGTTTTGTCTTTGAAGCAACAAACAGTGCAGCAAATGCTCTTGAGACTTGAAgcatgatcccccccccccaggagactGAGTTAAACTCAGGACACATCTGTGCCCTATTTTTCCCCTGCTGCTTCCGACGTACGCCAGCACGCCGGGACTGCGCTCGCCGAGGACAGCGAACGCCGTGTTCAGACTGACTTTCCTACGGCAAGTCTGGAAACTAAACACGTAGGCGGCTCTGCTACTCCAGTGCATTACCGCACTTTTTCACAAAATTAGGCGGGTAGCCAGGCTGAATCTTGCTATTCTTCTGTAGGACatcatctgtaaaaaaaattaaaaatgtataaaagccAAActgtgaaatttaaattttaggTCATTCGAAGTCCCACAAGTGGCTTTTAGCCCTCATTTTCTACATCTGATGCCCTGTTCACGGTCACCGCTGCGGACTTTGGCGGCTGAAACCGTGGCGACCGAAAGCAGGTCGAGCACACGGTCTGTCTGAACCGGCGACTGAGTTTGCAGTGGCAGGGGTGGTCGGCCGTTCCCAGGGGAGGGGTCTGTACGCGTCGGAATGGCTCCCTCCTTTCACAGAAGGGCTTTATCCAGCAGCAGGGGACACTGCACTGCATCCTTTCACGCTGTGTCTGGACAGCAGAGCTCTGTCTCCATTAAGCTTGGGTCAGGCAttcgggggggtggtggggggggggggtgaggggggcatGGCTTCACCCCACCATCTGTCTGCAGCCTGATGTCCCGCTGCAGATAGGGCTCCTCTGCAGCACTTTGTGCACCGGCTGCGTTTGCGAGTAACAGAATTCTTCTGACGCTGGACGGTTTGCGCCCGACGTACTCCACTGCCTGGTGCGATTAATTATTCTacggcacaaaaaaaaaaatccggtAATTACTTGTGACCTCTGTATCCCCGTAGATGATTTACACTGTAGCTTGAGTTGCGAACGAAGGCCTTCGTCGTGCTTTTCCCCTCTCAGCTATAGCACTGTCTGCTATAGAAATGCACCGGAGCCCATCCTCTTAATTACTGCgtggaaaaaaaagcctttgcaTGTTAGACTTGCATCGAAAGGCAAAAAATGTCTGTGCCCGGTGCGGACACTGACTTTAGTGTCCAGTGTGGGTCGCTACGGGTCAGAACCACCACCTCTCTGTGTCACACGGCACACAAGAGGGCAAAGGTGTGAATTCTCACATGTTTCATAAaggccttttttctttttttccatttaaatttaaattttatttaataaaaatcttaTGTCAGCTGCCAGTGGATTATAATTGAAAGatgcttgctgctgctgcttggaGAATGGAGGCACGAATGGAAGAGCTTCTCTTGTGAAAAGGCTGGGTGTTGAGCTGAAACGTAATTGGAGGTGTGCTCTGCAGGTATGGAAGATTccaaaatgggtggagccaCTAAGCTTTATCACCAGTGACTCACAGGTTTTAACCAATCGATTTACTTCAGCGCAGAAAGCAGCATCTTTTGAATGCTCGAGACTTGTGAGTGATGGACAGCGCATTGCAGctcagtgcattatgggatgtCACTCCCCCTGTCTAATGCTTGGTAGAGAGTAAGCCACTGCTGGCCAATAGGAAGGGGGTTCCTGTCAGCCAGCGGACGGTCTTAGAGAGCGTTTATCTCCTGGTCTTATTGGCAGGCTGTGCAGTTTTTCACCCGCTGTATTGACTGCCTCTGCAGGGCAGTGGCCAGGGTTGTCTCAGCCTTCCCCGTCTCCTTTAGCTTGTGGGCAGAGGAGGTGTCGAAGGGCGTTAGCTGAGGTCACTGGCCTGTTTTCAGGGCTCTGGGGGTAGTGAGGGGGAAACGGACATCCACAGTGGAATTCAAAGACTGGCCACTGAAATATNNNNNNNNNNNNNNNNNNNNNNNNNNNNNNNNNNNNNNNNNNNNNNNNNNNNNNNNNNNNNNNNNNNNNNNNNNNNNNNNNNNNNNNNNNNNNNNNNNNNccccccccccccccccttctgattCTCTCCCTCGCACGCTCCGAGTCTGGTTCCTGCGGAAAAGCCCGTCTGTCGTCtccgcacgcgcgtgtgtg is part of the Anguilla anguilla isolate fAngAng1 chromosome 7, fAngAng1.pri, whole genome shotgun sequence genome and encodes:
- the LOC118231855 gene encoding SH3 and multiple ankyrin repeat domains protein 3-like, with product MPLSPASSKHEPSDQQRQEELQRQCATNGNQGDSDSSREDAVYDSAAAAESPPAGPMEEPRGNAVVIRIGIPDLQQTKCMKFNIEAPIWSSKQRILCTLNQSLKDVLNYGLFQPAYNGKAGKFLDEERLLKEYPLPAIAPIPYLEFRYKRRVYTEAIVDDKQLAKLTPR